A region of the Artemia franciscana chromosome 19, ASM3288406v1, whole genome shotgun sequence genome:
AAGTTGTTTGAATACGGCGAATTTTACACTGAGGCTAATGTTTAGGCTCCATGATACGAAGCATTTTTTAATATAAGCCTTAACCAATTTAAACAGATTGGCCTGTCGGCTTCATAGTCATGTTTGAGGGGCAGTTACCATGGTAGCGCTTGTGTTTGGTGCTTTGACAGTTCAAACGGTGAATCGGGTTCTGACAAGGGATTTCTTTAGTCGCTCTGTTGAAACTTTGAGGGGAATGGCCGCGTTTCTTGGCATTTTTACAGTATGTCGACAAGTGGCCGATTTCAGAACCATTGAAGCAACTTTTCGGGAGATTAATAAattcttgtatttttaagtGTCAAAGTCAATTATGATCGGCATATTTGTGACAGTATCAggtcttattgttctaattaaacgaccattgtgtttcagtagtcgttcttaaggaattgggacaaaaagtagaactttagcataaagagcgaggtatcgatgagggggcaaccctcatatgcgtaataatttctgtttattacaagttttaatgttgctccttactttcagttgaaacaagttgtttgttatttaattcCTTATTAGTCTTAGATGATGCTTGGAAATTGTCATCCTCTAcacggacccccccccccccacacacacggAAAGATCCCCTAGACAATGCAATCCCGGCAAAAATTtatcccggacaattacccttaatatcttcacatgtaaaattgagtcagcgaagaaaaattaagacaaatataaaaaatttcgcATATGAATtctagaaaaatcaatcacTGACTAATTTCCCCTCCTGAAACTtttctccccatggaaaattctccggTGGAAAATCCCCCAGCATAAAATtcactcaccccccccccctccaactaaaAATCTATGCATAATTCccaataataaaaactatatgtaaacaatgggcaaatttaataactaaatTACCTTTCCCTAGGGGCTAGGGGGCGTCAGGTTGTCCCCAAAGGCATGGTTATTGTGCAAttcagctatctcaaaattttcatcggcCGACTTTGAGGGaagggggggaggagggggttgGCTACCCAccaatcttttggtcacttaaaaaggggattagaactttaaattttcattcgAATGAGCGAGAAACCCCTCTCCTGATATTATAGGagcattggttcgatacgataacccctaggaaaaaaaaaataataagaacaaaaataaacccgcatccgtgatctttcttctggcaaaaaaacaaacaaaaaatttcccatttttgtaggttggagcttgaaacatctacagtagggttctctgatacactgaaccTGACAGTGtccttttcattaagattccttagCTTTAGTGGGCGTTTACCCCTTTTcagaaaatcaggcaaattttctcacacTCGCAGCCTTTGATGggaaacattaaacttaatgaatcttatatatcaggaatcagcataataatccaattcttttgacgtatctattgatatgaaaattctgttctttacagtttcggttactattgagtcacaTCGCACGTTACTTAGTTCTTTACCACAAACTAGATCTCCCCAATATGGTAAAATAGACACTTGTCAATATGATTCAGCgttatttaaagttaaaatatctGTGATTTAGCGATTATGTTTTccttagtgtttttttttctccggaGTGATTTATCATTTGTTTGTGTTGTCTTGTTATTTAAAGGGTGGTAGTGAAAGAAAGATGATGGGataagttatattttttattggtttttgcgTCATACCAAGTTCATGAGGTAGAGCCGCTCTACTTcccttttactttttcttcgcctttttttctttttcttcttccttcttATTTtagtcaatgaaaaaaaaacttggtttttatttaattcctgattgtTCTTTAAATTAATACTGGGAAATTGTCACCCTTTCGGTGACAATTCGAAATTTCTTcgcctttttttcttcttcttccttatttttgtcgatgaaaaaaacttgttcttttatttaattgatgatTGTTCTTTAAGTAATGCTGGGAAATTGTCACCCTCCACAGGATAGAGGcgttttttctatgttttttgcAAATGAAACCCCTATTTATTATTTGAGCtaaaactgataaaagaaaatcatttttagcagaaaaatgagttttaatgctgatgatgaacgctgtatatgtgttcgaaatatccagttcaataattttatatctattcactgtcaataaaaaggtatcatccctattttgaactgttttacttcagttgaaaaaacatacttttttaaaatttaatttctagattaaattattttgaccagcctataatgttttttttttttatttttaaagatagtAACCCTTCACACTCCAACCAATATGGCTCAGCGAGGGTCTTAGTTTCCAAGATAATGCTCCTTGCCTTGACTTGATGCGTCTAATTTCTTTAAGTAAGATCATATAAAGGTTACCAGTATTTTCTAATGGGCTGCAGCTTACTGACACCATTATCCACCAGAAACTGCTTGATTACCCACCATTTGGGCTTCATGTGGTTTATATTGACAATAAATACCTTAAAGAGATAATCAACTATCAAGAACGGGGTTTACCAAAATTTTGACACGTATACTatccttttttataatttccccAACGCTGAGTACCCCTAGGGCcgttactagccaaaatgtttggAGGAGGGGAGTAAGGAATTTTACTgactggctggtcatttttactGACTGTTTTTTTCATACTTAGTATAATGCCTGTTTTGAACACAATACGTAAAATAACTGCACGAGTCAGTAAAACCGCTGCATTTACCGACCGAGATTTAAATTTCGTTACATATCATGTCATTATTTCAATACTCTTATTCAACCAAATAGAAAATTGTCGCACCATCTCTAAATTCACGGTAGGATTCGGCAAACTGCTGCGTATTTCGTTTAAGTTCAAACTTTCTGTAGatgacatgtcagtattttcatggtctttattTGACGGTACAAAGAATTTTAGTGGCGTCCGAAAAACCATGGCGCTTCGCTTCATGATTTTACCGACTTATTCTTTTACCGAATGACCGAAAATTGGGTGAGGACGTTCCCCTACCCCATACCTGACGTTCCTGAGTACCCCTCGCGAAAAAGTGGATGCGTTTGAATTACAAtcaacaataatttgttttctatttggtacacaaataatattaaggcgaaataaaattatccatagtaaaacataaatgaaaattatattataaaaaagaattttgtttggatCAATGAAAAGGATGAGATTATTCGCACTGGAATATTAGTCCTTCATAATTTGGTTCCttcgtttaatttttatctGAGATGTGATTTCATGTCCAATATCCTGTTCCTTGTGCAGTGAAGGTTCATATACCTATCGAAATCCGGTGCAATATGTACCCCGCCAGATACTTTTCGTATCCCTGGGGGTACGCGtaccaaaatttttctttacaagAATCCCACTTCCACTCCTTTCAGTGATgacaagtttaaaaataaatttagtttccAACCTTGGACGTCActctaacttttttctttattagcaGCCGAACCGGTCACATTTCAAACCACagtccatgaaaaaaaaaaatattgtcttttcAGTAATAAAACGCGTCCTCAGTAATAAAACACCACAGGAAGTGCCTCTTAATTTTCTTACCacatcattattttttattttggtggtCTGTCATGTCTCCcacataaaaataagaaattcttttattctcaaaaaggagaatatttgaaaataataatcgtaaaaaaaaaacaacaacaaaaaaacaatccactcaattaaaaaaagcacaagAAATATTTTCCATCGTTATAACTTTCTTTTACAcaaataatatacataatatatacaaaaaaacgaaagaaagtTTTAATGATATCACAATCTAAATTTAAGATTCAAACTGTCTCATTAAACTCTACTTCGGCTGCTatttaagcaataaaaaacaaacattttgacttcataaaaaaaaacaactggcAGCTCTGTCGGCACACTACCATTTTAGGAACACTGACTTAGGACATATGCAGAGTTGTGTCATGTTTCTATTGGTTTTCAACAGTTTTTCGCTTTATTTTGTTATGCTATCTAACTTCTCATTTTTGATCCTAGGTAATTTTCTGACGACTCATTtagtttaaaactaattttcaacttaaaaatgtATCTTAAGTACGTGTTTATTTCTAGATGAATGAAAATATTCCAATTCATCCGCATGTGATTGGTTTAACCGGTGGGATAGCGAGTGGCAAATCATCAATAGCGAAACGTCTTGAAAACTTGGGTGTTTTCATCGTCGATTGTGATGCCCTTGGTCATCGGGCATATTTACCTGGGACAAAATGTTTTAAAGACGTTCTGCAAGCGTTTGGAGATGAAATTAAGGATGCTAACGGCACGATAAACCGGAAGGCTCTTGGTTCAATCGTTTTTTCTAACAGGGTAAATGAACggactagtatttttttttgtttttaacgaAATCTTTGTCTATAGAAAGATGTTGGTAGTGTTGGTAATTGACTAGTTATCTGTCCTGATGTATTTGTGATTCGGCCATAAAAGGACAAAACAGCAAGGACTCCTTGGAGATAACTTTTGTTCATAAAATTGTTTGGAGATGAAATTAAGGATGCTAACGGCACGATAAACCGGAAGGCTCTTGGTTCTATCGTTTTTTCTAACAGGGTAAATGAACGgactagtattttttttgtttttaacgaAATCTTTGTCTATAGACAGATGTTGGTAGTGTTGGTAATTGACTAATTATCTGTTCTGATGTATTTGTGATTCGGCCATAAAAGGACAAAACAGCAAGGACTCCTTGGAGATAACTTTTGTTCATAAAATCGTTTGGAGATGAAACTAACAGGGTAAATGAACggactagtatttttttttttttaacgaaatcTTTGTCTATAAAAAGATGTTGGTAGTGTTGGTAATTGACTAATTATCTGTTCTGATGTATTTGTGATTCGGCCATAAAAGGACAAAACAGCAAGGACTCCTTGGAGATAACTTTTGTTCATAAAATCAGGATAGACTCAAGGAAGACGtgaaattctttgaaaaaaaaagaaaagaaaaaaaatgaaagaaaaagaaaaaaaacgccaTCTAAGTTAATCAGGAACATATTGGGAGGAAAGAAAATAGCTCGGGCTACTTTCAGAGACGTCTGGTCGACCCAAAGAATGTAAGATTTTTAAtcagttataatcattttgttttaatccttattaacaataatttgtttcgttcattttttaatttaattcatttattaatcTTATTAATCAGGTTATGCATTTAACTTATTGATCCATTTCAACTTATCTTTAATTATTAATTCTCAACCAAATTAGTATAATTTGATAAGTAAAAATTAAGCTTAGTTCAATCTTTTTTCGAAGTAATAaagtaattattttcaatagtcTATAATAAGTTCAGGCAGAGCCGAGTTAGCTTCTCATGTCAAATAAGGagatagatatttatttcaaaaaaatctctatcacaagcccaCGAAGCGCTGAATTTGGAATTCGGAGTCGAAAAATCCTATGATTACACGAAAActggaaaaaatgtaaaaaaaaaacaacgaaaaagaaTAATCATTTGTGAGTCAATAAATTAACAGTAAAAAgtcatttaaaaagtaaaaaaataaaatctatggATGGTGTCTTTCCTGTGGATATCcgactttaaatttgaagaaattgtgacgcCGAGGAGTTTAAATCGGGACACAGAAATTAAGAAGGGATAGGACTAAGAAAATAGGGCGAAGATTTGAGGACACAAATTGGCaatatcatggacttagagggaTTGACTGTCACGTCTAAGTTCAAGGCCTCATCTCCAATTTTattgaggatactcatagggtcgcttattaaatttccAAAGCAAGTTCAACAACCGTTAGGTCATCAGCAAATTTCCATCGGCCAGTAAATTCCTTTGCAAGGCTGTtaatcatgactgaaaaaaggaggggaccttggagagtaccttggggtatgccattgtagacAAGTAGAGGATTTAGATAATAATTCTGGTATTTGACAACTTGCGATCTATTTCTGAAGGTGGAAGCAACCAACTTCACCAATAAGGGAGCAATATTGAACTCGCTGACAAGATTCTCaactaaaatattgtggttaataAGGTCAAATGCATTCTGAAgatcaatggaaattaaatttagccaggaattaggctTTTCGAGTATTTCCCGCagtggtcaataagagaaacgaggtagtgggaagtagagGTGGATTTTAGGTTCTCGAATTGCAgcaggtcagtaagaggtaggattgTTTCCTTTAGCCAATCTGCAGGGAATCcttcataaatttaaaaaaaaataggagtaagagTAATAGGACGAACGCCTTTAATACCAGGCTTtcgcttttatttttcaaatgggttatgaaaccctgtttccaaattgttggaattcgCCCAGACTCGGTAATCCCATTAGACAGGACAGACATGAGCTTTGAAAATAAGTCACTgaaggctctaataagaggaaacgggatatccaaaggacaaacacttctttttcttagtttttcagttACTTCTTcagttttccagtttttcagtttagtttttcttagttacttctttctatctcagaCGGGGAAATAGTGGGAAAAGAAGGTGAAAGGGCTCCTGTTGGTATTTGGTCaggcaatgctggaaggcttTGGACAATGGAAGCaaggaatttattttgattattggTAGTAACATCAGGCGATTGGGGTAGATTGAAGTGAAGCTGCACAAGCCTCCTGGCATACAACTTTTTAATATCGGAATaccaatttttggtttttcagtGAATAACTCTTCGACCTTATTTTGTAGTACAatcgtgccaatttacgaatttctcttttaattgattttctttgtttattggctTCCTCCGTTTTaccatttttgaaaagcttcaaTTAGGTtctaattattatcattatagtTTGGTTAATAAAGGGTATATCACTGAAGaacctttgaaatatttttttttctgggaacattaatatttattaattagcttTTTGCAGAACGTAGACATTTCCTCATCAAGattttttaaactataaatattagaccaatcttcagtattcagccacatgccaaaagaaagaagataaaatttttgaatagggTGGTAAGCGCCATAAGTAGTTgagaaaaaattctcaaaatttgaggaggaggataaaacaatcaaaagatgataactcccacctaatgggggcaaagCTGAGCTagggctgtaaaaattatatatgttaattaaaataacatacttagaaataacaaaatcagcacttgtCTGCAATTGCTGGATGAATCTACATTTTGAATCGATATTTCGATTTGGGGAGTAATAGAAAATAGCTATTGCAGTAATATTAAATGGATGAGGTagtacttttggtctaacacttagccagaggatttcatcatactcggataaATTAGGGACTCGAATAACCTCTGGGTGAAGGttaatctttgtaaaaaaaacaaaacaccacCATTTTTTCCGGGGGGACAGCCTAAATgacggagtttaataaactctgaataatttgtcaggcACAGGGACCCTGGGTCATGGAACTGTATTTCAGTAATAGCTCTAATATCTACCCAATTTGATTCTGAAAGCACCTTGAGTTcggtaagcttttcaaaattaagactttcagcaatagtaactaaaagtttaggaaaaacaaactGATGAGGAATCGCGACAGTGAGACTTGATGAGTTCGAGAATTTCCTGAGTGGGGTTTTGATTTAATATTATGATACTTTGAAGAAGTAGGGAAAGAGAAAAATTTAGCTGGGGATTTGGAGGTGAGGGACGGGCAAGGATATAGACGAAGCATGATGAGGAAGCTACAACTTGTTTCCAGACGACCGGAAGTTATAGCAATCAGGATTTATTATAAGATAATTATCAAATGCGAAAATCTCAGATTTGAGTTACATTGACAaggtaggcacgagggataaaacgaatgggctggAGGTCGGGTTTCGTGGACAGAGGGTAAGAAGGAGTTGAATTGGGTGGATTTTGATTAGAGAGGAAAGGGAGAGATTGGAAGTCAAAAAGGTCACGGGAAAGGGAAGTGGggtgggaactttctgggaggaaGGAGGTCGTATTTACTTTGGCAAATGACGGATGGAGGCTTGAACCAGTCAACAATATCTTGGGCACATGGAGTGGATAGGGTATGCAAGGGAGTTTGTGACTGGGAGGGATATAAGTAAGAAGGGATTGTGGAGGGTTTTGGGTGCAGTGATGTCTGCGATGGTGATTTGACTGGTTGTTAGTAAATTTCTGGGCTGGAGAGGCGTTTGGGGAAACAGAATagcaaaacaataaacaaactcTGAAGACAATTCAAATCGTAGTCAGACATAAAACCACaatacagaaattaaaagaatttggTAAAATATAGGTTACACAAGTAGTGTGTCCGAAAATCATTAAATAAACTTTACATGATGATTGGTGAAAGCAAATTCTGGTTCAGTTCGGTAGCGCTGCAATGTCTGTGGGACTAGTCATCCCCAATCAGTAGTTCACTATTATGAACTATCTGTCAATTAGGGTACaaatttttgtggaaaatatatttccaatgctaataaaaaagagaacgtttattttaactaaagattgattaattctaattttaattgattttaaaattaatttgattacagtcaagaccgtatccagggggatgCTAGGGGGTTCAACCAtctccccccgaaatgtttgtccgactccgTAGAAACATAACAAAACCGCGCATTAACACATTTTGGTGCGTTTTCCCTGGAAAATCCTGGAGAGGACCCTGATTACAGTCATTCACTGTCATCCTGATTAAATGAAATTCAACCAACGTTAATACTGCGCTATTACGTACTTTCGGTGAATTAGGGCACACATTTTCcgtgaaaatttctttttaatgccAGTGAAAAAGAGGCGGTACATTTTAACAGTAAattattaattctactgcttaGCTAAATTATTTCTTGAAAGAAACTTTCCATGTTAAATCACCgaagtttccactcttatagtTTCCCATGCTCTTTGCGTTAACTAACAACTATCTCTAAttacagaaaagaaaatcaaaacaatttgttatgtataaataaaaagaatgtaaagTTAAAATTGGCGaaaatcaggatgaaattgtGCTCTAGGTAGAATGATTCTAATTTCCGTAGACCCTTTTGTTTATTATActtatttgctttttaattattctcttTC
Encoded here:
- the LOC136039228 gene encoding bifunctional coenzyme A synthase-like isoform X2, yielding MNENIPIHPHVIGLTGGIASGKSSIAKRLENLGVFIVDCDALGHRAYLPGTKCFKDVLQAFGDEIKDANGTINRKALGSIVFSNRDALNKLNSIVWPQIAELAKAEIKKLRTEGKDIVVLDAVVLLEANWNKFCQEVWVAIIPPEEE